The proteins below are encoded in one region of Reichenbachiella sp. 5M10:
- a CDS encoding TonB-dependent receptor — translation MKEDLLQRLKLGLAVFVMVAVTTAAQAQSNTVQGVVTSMSDGSPVPGAAVLIEGTSNGTVTDFDGAFSLTAAPEDVLVISFVGFKTVKLAVKNQTKFDVAMEEDFTALEEVVVVGYGTVKKSDLSGSVSSVKSADIAAYPALSATQTLQGRAAGVQISSNNGGQPGASFNVKIRGGTSINASSDPITVVDGFVGGEMPPPEDIASIEVLKDASATAIYGSRGANGVIMVTTKKGSKGRIKIDINSSYSSQTPTKQLDLLNADEFVDYMNEFGPYTNLGSDTNWQDKIYQTGLISNNQISVSGGADNVRYYLSGTYFDQEGVVVGSEYKRYSLNGNVSVDATDYLKVGMSMYGRRGTSIGVRTQEGSGGTGQAGVTSSALRFNPDLGVYDVNGMYTRSTVGDQLDNPVAMATEYDRERVTDRFQSNVFADLKITEWLSFKTTLGLGTTNWRDGEYWPTALIRGEGAGGLGGIESRKQSSVISENYFTIDKEFGVHHLTWVTGYSYQKNTSESWYASSQGYITDAGRFWALDQGANANVPTSSLTESTIKSFYSRANYSLQNKYVLTFTGRYDGASNFAANNKWAFFPSGAVAWDIKGESFMDDLAFLTQFKLRGSYGLTGNQAISPYQSLASLEPTYSIVPGDNALVVGSLANSNLTWETTTQADIGLDIGLFEGRVNIVMDYYQKVTHDLLFQRQLPSYVGPPTQLQNIGKVSNKGFEFMLSTKNLVGEFTWNSDFIISANRNKVMELPDSVEFYGQEPGHFLLDGSSQLLLEGQPVGVFYGYEYEGIYQTGDAFTPGSGFEQEAGGEQYADISGPDGTPDGVLSADDRKIIGNPHPDFVWSFNNSFGYKNFDLNIFIQGVHGNDMLSFTNMELETMSGKSNAAASAVDRWTPSNPNTNIAKASSSRAYRVSSKYIYDASYMRLKNVTLGYTFPKTVLDKTFIRSLRLYVSGQNLLTVTDYPGLDPEVGYQNGGSGADGNRNIGLDYASYPNVRAYTFGINLGL, via the coding sequence ATGAAAGAAGATTTACTACAGCGCTTGAAGCTTGGTCTAGCCGTCTTCGTGATGGTAGCGGTCACCACCGCAGCACAAGCACAGAGCAACACAGTACAAGGGGTAGTCACCTCGATGAGCGATGGGTCTCCCGTACCAGGAGCCGCCGTATTGATCGAAGGGACGAGCAACGGAACCGTCACAGACTTTGACGGTGCATTTTCATTGACCGCAGCACCAGAAGACGTGCTGGTCATTTCATTTGTGGGGTTCAAGACGGTCAAGTTGGCAGTCAAAAATCAAACGAAATTTGACGTAGCGATGGAGGAAGATTTCACCGCACTCGAAGAAGTCGTGGTAGTAGGCTATGGTACAGTCAAAAAGAGTGATTTGTCTGGGTCGGTATCGTCAGTCAAGTCCGCAGACATCGCTGCATATCCTGCTCTGTCCGCTACTCAGACCTTGCAAGGTAGAGCGGCAGGTGTACAGATCAGTTCTAACAATGGCGGCCAGCCAGGGGCCAGTTTCAATGTCAAAATCAGAGGAGGGACTTCCATCAACGCCAGCAGTGATCCGATCACGGTAGTGGATGGGTTTGTCGGTGGAGAGATGCCTCCACCAGAAGATATTGCGTCGATCGAAGTGCTCAAAGATGCTTCGGCTACTGCGATCTATGGATCAAGAGGTGCCAATGGAGTCATCATGGTGACCACCAAAAAAGGATCCAAAGGAAGAATAAAAATCGACATCAATTCTTCGTATAGTTCTCAGACGCCGACCAAGCAGTTGGATTTGCTCAATGCTGACGAGTTCGTAGACTACATGAATGAGTTTGGGCCCTATACGAATCTAGGTTCTGACACCAATTGGCAAGACAAAATCTACCAAACAGGGCTCATTTCTAACAACCAAATCTCGGTGAGTGGTGGAGCAGACAATGTCAGGTATTACCTGTCTGGCACCTACTTTGATCAAGAAGGAGTAGTCGTAGGTTCGGAGTACAAGCGCTACTCTCTCAACGGAAACGTGAGTGTCGATGCGACCGATTACCTCAAAGTCGGCATGAGCATGTATGGTCGACGAGGTACGAGCATCGGTGTACGTACCCAAGAGGGATCTGGAGGCACTGGACAAGCAGGTGTGACAAGTTCGGCTTTGAGATTCAATCCAGACCTAGGTGTCTATGATGTCAACGGAATGTATACGCGATCGACGGTCGGTGACCAACTCGACAACCCCGTAGCGATGGCTACCGAATATGATAGAGAGCGTGTGACAGATCGCTTTCAGAGCAATGTCTTCGCGGATTTGAAAATTACCGAATGGTTGAGTTTCAAGACAACTCTCGGGCTTGGGACGACCAACTGGAGAGATGGTGAATATTGGCCTACCGCGTTGATTCGTGGAGAGGGTGCTGGTGGACTAGGAGGGATCGAATCTCGAAAGCAGTCGTCTGTCATTTCGGAGAACTACTTCACCATTGACAAGGAATTTGGCGTGCATCACTTGACGTGGGTGACGGGGTATTCATACCAGAAAAATACGTCTGAATCATGGTATGCTTCTAGCCAAGGGTACATCACTGATGCAGGGAGGTTTTGGGCACTCGATCAAGGAGCCAATGCCAATGTACCGACTTCTAGTTTGACAGAGTCTACGATTAAGTCATTCTATTCAAGAGCCAACTATTCGTTGCAAAACAAATACGTGTTGACTTTCACGGGACGATACGACGGAGCATCCAACTTTGCAGCAAACAACAAGTGGGCCTTCTTTCCTTCAGGGGCGGTGGCTTGGGACATCAAGGGAGAGAGCTTCATGGATGACCTTGCTTTCTTGACTCAGTTCAAACTCAGAGGTAGCTATGGTTTGACAGGAAATCAAGCCATTAGCCCTTACCAGTCTTTGGCGAGTCTAGAGCCGACCTACTCGATCGTGCCAGGAGACAATGCACTTGTAGTGGGGTCATTGGCCAATTCTAACTTGACATGGGAGACTACGACACAGGCAGACATAGGATTGGATATTGGACTCTTCGAAGGCCGAGTCAATATCGTGATGGATTATTATCAAAAAGTCACGCATGACTTGTTGTTTCAGAGGCAGTTGCCTTCGTATGTAGGCCCACCTACTCAGTTGCAAAATATCGGCAAGGTCAGCAACAAAGGCTTTGAGTTCATGTTGAGTACCAAAAATCTCGTCGGAGAATTTACTTGGAATTCGGACTTTATCATTTCGGCCAACCGAAACAAGGTGATGGAATTGCCAGATTCGGTAGAGTTTTATGGGCAGGAGCCTGGTCATTTTTTGCTGGATGGTTCGTCACAGTTGTTGCTGGAAGGACAGCCTGTGGGGGTGTTTTACGGATATGAATATGAAGGAATCTACCAGACGGGAGATGCTTTCACTCCTGGATCAGGGTTCGAACAAGAGGCTGGAGGTGAGCAATATGCAGATATCTCTGGACCAGACGGTACACCTGATGGTGTGCTCAGTGCCGATGATCGAAAAATCATAGGCAATCCGCACCCAGATTTCGTGTGGTCATTCAACAATAGTTTTGGCTACAAAAACTTCGATCTCAATATTTTCATACAAGGTGTGCATGGCAATGACATGTTGAGTTTCACCAATATGGAGCTAGAGACGATGTCTGGCAAGAGCAACGCTGCGGCATCTGCAGTGGACCGATGGACACCAAGTAATCCCAATACCAATATCGCGAAGGCTTCTTCGTCACGTGCGTACCGTGTATCGTCCAAGTATATCTATGACGCGAGTTACATGAGATTGAAAAACGTGACGCTGGGCTATACTTTTCCTAAGACAGTGTTAGACAAAACTTTCATTCGCTCATTGAGACTGTATGTGAGTGGGCAGAACTTGTTGACGGTGACGGATTACCCAGGACTGGATCCAGAAGTAGGGTACCAGAACGGAGGTAGCGGGGCTGACGGCAACCGAAACATAGGTTTGGATTATGCGAGTTATCCAAACGTTCGTGCCTACACTTTTGGAATCAACTTAGGACTTTAA
- a CDS encoding hybrid sensor histidine kinase/response regulator transcription factor gives MKECIAVWVLMLYTWGCMAGEGKLAFKHFHSAEGLSQSGVIAIAQDHFGLLWLGTRDGLNRYDGRSFQVYRYDPSDSTSISNNDILDIKVDSKGDLWIGTYNGLNRYLQREERFDRYLSSEEDHVLSNNTIRTLELVTDDWVWVGTQEGLNLLHTSTQEIKTIRHISGVSQTIPGDYILDIYRDSRGDVWVATDQGLCVTRNPLDESPVFSAVALRQGSKDPIFVQEIIEDEKGDLWVGTRDFGLYQIDSSGELLGYLSTQTTPALVHDNVRSLAVGADESLWIGTYHGLNRLMPDGQMQSSLADPLDVDGLSENKVKKVYCSSNGAIWVGTYFGGLNMWHEVNFNFNALSQNPDGGGLSNNVVSAILQEGQRFIIGTEGGGVNLYDRSTGDFSYINTVQGDLASDNVKYLRWDRQGESIWICTFDAGVTLWDLHMRRKLLMLSTETGLSHNSVYDMAQDRHGRWAIGTFGGGLNVYDPETNNVRWVQQDDSQPHGLSDNQVRSLLVDRDQNLWVATQNGLNFSTAEAADPYASFAYYFYDTELQNGQDVLFIYQSKDGTIWTATKEKGLYRLVEGHFEWVDLFGELSNPSQIIHSIEEDEEGYLWVSSNNGIARLDPKSGQVKLFTESDGLNSNEFNNKSSLVTQDGMMFFGSPKGITWFDPAELKQNQFATAVVLNRLTVNNAVVHPGDTTQILGETLAMTQEIELDYDQSNFSIEYALPSYVNSKKNKFQYRMDGLESEWKHTMVNSASYTIQNPGDYVFQIRGANSDGLWSEEWTELHIRVNPAPWRSTWAFVLYALVIVGALFLFFRITRSRAQLKYDLNLELELHKKEQELTDSKLQFFTNISHEFRTPLTLILGPLEQILRDYQGSSTIYKQMKVMQHNAGQLLKLINQLMDFRKMENKQAPLETAEGNLVKFVREVCLSFNTYARNGKYDYTFRSSEEDIRVYFDRDKLERVIYNLLSNAFKYTEEGGQVTVTVERLERAVEIRVLDSGQGIPQDTQDKIFDRFFQLPAHTSQSQSQRGTGIGLALTKSIVDLHHGEIEVESQLGKGSTFCVRLLLGKEHLQPNEIMEDFKDSESLDHYQPEVTTDWSDVIQDAIVQPKDPSAKTILVVEDNAEVRRFIRDILAADYNILEAENGRKGLEVAVREVPDLIISDVMMPEMDGIEFCAQAKSNLKISHTPFILLTARTSLIFKYEGLESGADEYINKPFNTKELHLKVRNMLRFVDNLKGRFQSNAEIAPSELTISSLDEEMLKRAIEIVDQNIENQFFDVALFCTELGVSRTMLFTKVKAWTNLTPNEFIHSMRMKRAASLLEQAKITVSQISFKVGFKNPKYFSKCFQKYHGCTPTQYADKFKLKS, from the coding sequence ATGAAGGAATGCATAGCCGTGTGGGTACTCATGCTGTACACCTGGGGGTGTATGGCTGGAGAAGGTAAGCTCGCTTTCAAACATTTTCATTCGGCGGAAGGACTGTCCCAAAGCGGAGTGATTGCCATCGCTCAGGACCATTTTGGTCTGCTATGGTTGGGTACGCGAGATGGGCTCAACCGATACGATGGTCGGAGCTTTCAGGTCTATCGCTACGATCCATCAGACTCCACGAGTATCTCCAACAATGACATCTTGGATATCAAAGTAGATTCCAAAGGGGACCTCTGGATCGGTACATACAACGGCCTCAACCGCTACCTACAGAGAGAGGAGCGTTTTGACCGCTACTTGTCCAGCGAGGAAGACCATGTGCTCTCCAACAATACCATTCGAACCCTCGAGCTAGTGACCGACGATTGGGTATGGGTAGGTACACAGGAGGGGCTCAATCTCCTACATACCAGTACCCAAGAGATCAAAACCATTCGTCATATATCAGGAGTGAGTCAGACTATACCAGGTGACTATATCTTGGATATCTACCGCGATAGTCGTGGCGATGTGTGGGTAGCAACTGACCAAGGACTTTGTGTCACGAGAAATCCACTGGACGAATCCCCTGTTTTTAGTGCGGTTGCACTGCGACAGGGATCGAAGGATCCGATCTTTGTCCAAGAAATCATCGAAGATGAGAAAGGTGATTTGTGGGTGGGGACACGGGACTTTGGACTCTACCAGATAGATTCGTCGGGGGAGCTGTTGGGGTATCTCAGTACGCAAACGACCCCCGCACTCGTACATGATAACGTCCGTTCTCTGGCGGTAGGTGCCGATGAGTCTCTCTGGATCGGAACCTACCATGGACTCAATCGCCTGATGCCTGATGGTCAGATGCAATCGAGTTTGGCCGACCCATTGGATGTAGACGGCCTCTCCGAAAACAAAGTCAAAAAAGTGTACTGTAGCAGCAACGGTGCCATTTGGGTAGGCACGTATTTTGGAGGGCTCAACATGTGGCATGAGGTCAACTTCAATTTCAATGCGCTGAGTCAGAATCCGGATGGCGGTGGATTGAGCAACAATGTCGTGAGTGCCATCTTGCAAGAGGGGCAGAGATTCATCATCGGGACCGAGGGAGGAGGGGTCAACCTCTACGACCGATCTACAGGAGATTTTTCGTATATCAATACAGTACAAGGAGATCTAGCTAGCGACAATGTCAAGTACCTCCGTTGGGATCGTCAGGGGGAATCGATTTGGATCTGCACTTTCGATGCGGGAGTGACACTTTGGGATTTGCATATGAGACGCAAGCTGCTCATGCTTTCGACAGAGACTGGTCTCAGTCACAACAGCGTCTACGACATGGCACAAGATCGTCATGGTAGATGGGCCATAGGAACTTTCGGTGGAGGTCTCAATGTCTATGATCCTGAAACCAACAATGTCAGATGGGTACAACAGGATGACAGTCAGCCGCACGGGTTGTCTGACAACCAGGTGCGGTCATTGCTTGTAGATAGAGATCAGAACCTCTGGGTAGCTACCCAAAATGGACTCAACTTTTCCACTGCTGAGGCAGCGGATCCATATGCTTCGTTTGCGTACTACTTTTATGATACCGAACTGCAAAATGGACAAGACGTCCTCTTTATCTATCAATCCAAGGACGGCACGATTTGGACGGCTACCAAAGAAAAAGGACTGTACCGTCTGGTAGAAGGACATTTTGAATGGGTGGACTTGTTTGGTGAATTGTCCAACCCGAGTCAGATCATACACTCGATCGAAGAGGATGAGGAAGGCTACCTTTGGGTTAGTTCCAACAATGGAATTGCACGCCTCGATCCGAAGAGTGGACAAGTGAAACTGTTTACCGAATCGGATGGGCTCAATTCAAATGAGTTCAACAACAAGTCTTCCTTGGTGACACAGGATGGCATGATGTTTTTTGGTTCGCCCAAAGGGATCACATGGTTTGACCCAGCAGAACTCAAGCAAAATCAATTTGCCACGGCCGTTGTGCTCAATCGCCTCACCGTCAACAATGCTGTCGTGCACCCAGGAGATACGACGCAGATATTGGGGGAGACCCTGGCGATGACCCAGGAGATTGAGCTGGATTATGACCAGTCCAATTTTTCCATAGAGTATGCTCTGCCGAGTTATGTCAATTCGAAGAAAAACAAGTTTCAGTATCGAATGGATGGGTTGGAGTCAGAGTGGAAGCATACGATGGTTAATTCGGCCAGTTATACGATTCAGAATCCAGGAGACTATGTGTTTCAGATACGAGGGGCCAATAGTGATGGGTTGTGGTCGGAGGAATGGACAGAACTGCATATCCGAGTAAACCCAGCGCCATGGCGCTCTACGTGGGCTTTTGTGCTCTATGCATTGGTGATTGTAGGAGCATTGTTCTTGTTTTTTCGGATCACAAGATCTCGTGCTCAGCTCAAGTATGACTTGAATCTAGAATTGGAACTGCACAAAAAGGAGCAGGAACTGACGGATAGTAAGCTGCAGTTTTTTACCAATATTTCGCACGAATTTAGAACACCGTTGACCTTGATTTTGGGGCCTTTGGAGCAGATTCTGCGAGACTATCAGGGGAGTAGTACGATTTACAAACAGATGAAAGTCATGCAGCACAATGCAGGGCAGTTGCTCAAACTCATCAATCAGTTGATGGACTTTCGCAAGATGGAAAACAAACAAGCACCACTGGAGACGGCTGAGGGTAATTTGGTCAAGTTCGTACGAGAAGTCTGTTTGTCTTTCAATACCTATGCCCGCAACGGCAAGTATGATTATACTTTTCGATCCTCAGAAGAGGATATTCGCGTGTATTTTGACCGTGACAAATTGGAGCGAGTCATTTACAATCTCTTGTCCAACGCCTTCAAATATACCGAAGAAGGAGGACAGGTGACCGTGACTGTGGAGCGATTGGAGAGGGCCGTGGAGATACGTGTCCTCGACAGTGGTCAGGGGATTCCGCAGGATACGCAAGACAAAATATTCGATCGGTTTTTTCAGTTGCCAGCTCATACGTCGCAGAGCCAATCCCAGCGAGGGACTGGGATTGGTTTGGCGCTGACCAAGAGCATAGTTGATCTACATCATGGGGAGATTGAGGTGGAGAGTCAGCTCGGGAAGGGTAGTACCTTTTGTGTAAGGCTCTTGTTGGGGAAGGAGCATTTGCAGCCCAATGAGATCATGGAGGATTTTAAGGACAGTGAGTCATTGGATCACTATCAGCCAGAGGTCACGACTGATTGGTCGGACGTGATTCAAGATGCGATCGTACAGCCCAAAGACCCATCCGCTAAGACTATACTGGTGGTAGAGGATAATGCGGAGGTACGTCGATTCATCCGAGATATTTTGGCGGCAGATTACAACATCCTAGAGGCAGAAAATGGCCGAAAGGGATTGGAAGTGGCCGTGCGAGAGGTGCCGGACCTGATCATCAGTGACGTGATGATGCCAGAGATGGACGGAATCGAATTTTGTGCACAAGCGAAATCCAATCTCAAAATTAGCCATACCCCGTTTATCTTGCTGACGGCAAGAACTTCCCTGATCTTCAAGTACGAGGGTTTGGAGTCTGGTGCAGATGAGTACATCAATAAACCCTTCAATACCAAAGAACTCCACCTCAAAGTAAGAAATATGCTGCGTTTTGTGGACAACCTCAAGGGACGTTTTCAGTCCAATGCCGAGATTGCTCCGAGCGAATTGACCATCTCGTCGCTAGACGAAGAAATGCTCAAACGAGCCATTGAGATCGTGGATCAGAACATAGAAAACCAGTTTTTCGATGTGGCTCTGTTTTGTACTGAGCTCGGTGTGAGTCGGACGATGTTGTTTACCAAAGTGAAGGCTTGGACTAATCTCACCCCCAACGAATTTATCCACTCGATGCGCATGAAACGTGCAGCGAGCTTACTGGAGCAAGCCAAAATCACCGTAAGTCAGATTAGTTTCAAAGTAGGCTTCAAAAATCCCAAGTACTTCAGCAAATGCTTCCAAAAATACCACGGATGCACCCCCACTCAATATGCTGATAAGTTCAAATTGAAATCATAA